The DNA sequence TGTTCATAGTTAAATATGAACCATAAATTTGATATCATTTTATTTGCTTATCTTCATTGATTCTCCTTGTTAACTGTGGGTGTCATCACTGATGCTCAGTCATCACTTGAAGAGTgaacatcatcatcaccatGTTCAGTTTggctttatttactttatatgtGCACTTGGCCCTTGACTTTGGTTGAATTAATTGTTATTCAGCAATTGTTGAAAGTGTATGCTATCACTATTGAATACAACAGTTTTCTTTGGtttgtttgtaataaaaaactgtaatatgaaAAAACACTGCTTGCATACAGACAGCTGGCCTACTCACAATCAAACCCCACAAGACCATGCTAGGGAACCAGCTTCACCAGCTCCATTTTGCTTGAGAGCAGCATGACTATGCTGGTCCATCAGCTGAACCAGTACTATACCAGCAATAAGCAGCACTATACTAGTACTATACCAGGACAATTTCAGCTCTAACCAGAATAAACCAGCCTGGAATTGATGCTGGATTTTTCATcagcgtgtatatatatatataaccaaaAATACCATACTCATGTCTAATATTTAATGTACATAATGGAAATATGGCTTAAAGAAAACTTAATTATAACAATTTAGAAATGTCTTGCACTTGATTATAAATTAGACATAATCAGATCTAGCAGTccttaaaataactgttcttTTTAACAACTTTTCAATAACAAAAGAGATTGATAGGTCTTTTTAACCAGATGGTGTAGTAATGACCTCTACCAGCAGGGCTGTGCACATGCATAACAACAGGTCCCATGACTAATCCAGCGTAAACGGGAGTTTTTTGCCGAACTCCATGAGTATAAATTATTAGCTTACAGGTGAATTCAACAGTGCTGAAGGATGATCACTTAAGGTGACTAAATACCACAAGTGCTGCTTTTGGGGCATTAGCAAGGTGTAGTTTGTCTGAGCAACTTGTATTCTTAGGAATGCATCTGtgaattgatctgaataatTTTATGAGATTATGTATGACAGTTAGAGTAAATAGGCCACATTATTACAAACCTCAACAACTGGTTTTAAGCAAATGTGGACaattgaaatttaatttaaaatcgAATTGAAATTATACAGTGATGTATGTCtgaattttacacaaaaaaactgtgctttgcatattcattaatgaagttattttattaaatatgttgtGGTGAAATTAACCTAGTTGTTTATCGTTTATTGCTTTTTTCAGGTTGTACCCTAAGTAAAATGATCCTGAATATGGCAAGATGAAAGTATGAAACAGATAAATGTTGGATGCCAACTTCCCATAAGTTCTGGCAAGACTTTCACTACGATCACTGTTATTGATGTAATTAACAGCTTGTTTATGCTGGTTTGTATAGGCCATAAATATTGAGAACTTTCACCATGTATCTGAATGAATCTGTCTTCTCACTGGTCTTGACTTTGCACTCTTTGGAACTGCCTGAGACGAACATTTACCCTGCACTGATATTTGGAGTAGTAACATACTTGTTTATCTTACTCTGCAAtctaacaattattattacaatttgctTGAACAGGAATCTTCACAAACCAATGTACATATTGTTGCTTAACCTGCCTATCAATGATGCAATGGGTGCTACAAGCCTTTTTCCTCAGCTGCTGTATAGTATATGGTCTCAGGACAGATCAATATCCTACTCTGCATGTTTGCTTCAAGGCTTTTTTGTACACCTGAATGGTGGAGCATCTTATCTTATCCTCACTGCTATGGCCTATGACAGATTTATCGCTATCTGCTGCCCGTTAAGATATGGAGCCATTATGACAACCAATAACTTGGTGAAAATCATAACTGGGCTGTGGCTTTTTAATTTTGCTGCTATAATTGTAGTTTTCTGTCTTCTAATACCTTACAGGATTTGCCAGACACACATGACAGACCTTGTCTGCTATAAGACAGCATTAATGAAACTCTTATGCGATGGCACAGAGGTGAACAATATCTATGGGTTGTGTTGCATAATTTTTTACCATGGCCTTTCGCTTTCTGTTGTGGCATTTACATACATTCATATACTAATCACATGTGTTTCTAATAAGCAGTCTGATGCAAAGATTAAGGCACTTCAGACATGTGGTACTCATTTGGTTGTCTTTCTTTTCTTAGAGTTTAACACTCTTTTTCCTCTTCTTGCACATCGATCTGAGAGTGTTCCAGCTCACCTACGCAGAGTGTTTTCTATCTCCAATTTTATCTTTCCTCCTCTTGTTAATCCACTTGTCTATGGTTTTAAAACTAAAGAGATCAGACAGAAAATTCTCACctgtttcaaaaacaaaataagcagTGTCTGAATTAAACGTCTCCTTGTGTGAAAATATTGTGAGGTCATGTGTAAATTTTCTGTTACACAC is a window from the Ctenopharyngodon idella isolate HZGC_01 chromosome 15, HZGC01, whole genome shotgun sequence genome containing:
- the LOC127495056 gene encoding olfactory receptor 52J3-like is translated as MYLNESVFSLVLTLHSLELPETNIYPALIFGVVTYLFILLCNLTIIITICLNRNLHKPMYILLLNLPINDAMGATSLFPQLLYSIWSQDRSISYSACLLQGFFVHLNGGASYLILTAMAYDRFIAICCPLRYGAIMTTNNLVKIITGLWLFNFAAIIVVFCLLIPYRICQTHMTDLVCYKTALMKLLCDGTEVNNIYGLCCIIFYHGLSLSVVAFTYIHILITCVSNKQSDAKIKALQTCGTHLVVFLFLEFNTLFPLLAHRSESVPAHLRRVFSISNFIFPPLVNPLVYGFKTKEIRQKILTCFKNKISSV